The Candidatus Zixiibacteriota bacterium genome contains a region encoding:
- a CDS encoding adenylosuccinate synthase, translating to MSNNTIVLGCQWGDEGKGKIVDLLAANCDIIARFQGGANAGHTIVVGDKKYVLHLIPSGIIHPGKMCFIGNSVVLDPESFSEELDFLTEQGIDYKGRLWISPATNLVLPYHKLIDAVQEKQRGTTSIGTTMRGIGPTYVDKVARYGIRVVDLFAPDRLRKRLDYQRKVKAKYLTGSDDERADLDKTYERLIAMAELFRPLVTDVSKALFDAHREGKTILFEGAQGTMLDVDLGTYPFATSSNTTAGAALTGLGVGPRVIDEVVGVIKAYTTRVGAGPFPTELIDDTGEKLRKWGDEYGATTGRPRRCGWLDLVALRHAVRVNGVDSIAVTKLDVLDHMDEIKVCTDYTLNGDTLHEVPLDLAELSHVKPIFKTLPGWSEKSTALTSFSDLGKNAQDYLKFVADDLGVTIKLVSTGPRREDTIMID from the coding sequence ATGAGTAATAACACGATTGTGCTGGGCTGTCAGTGGGGTGACGAGGGCAAGGGAAAGATTGTCGATCTGCTGGCGGCCAATTGCGATATCATTGCCCGTTTCCAGGGTGGTGCCAACGCCGGACATACGATTGTCGTCGGGGACAAGAAATATGTGCTACACCTGATCCCCTCCGGTATTATTCATCCCGGCAAGATGTGCTTCATTGGCAACAGTGTAGTTCTCGATCCGGAGAGCTTCTCCGAGGAGCTTGATTTCCTTACCGAACAGGGCATCGACTACAAGGGGCGGCTATGGATTTCACCGGCGACCAATCTGGTGCTGCCCTATCATAAGCTGATTGACGCAGTTCAGGAGAAACAACGCGGAACTACCAGTATTGGCACTACCATGCGCGGTATCGGTCCGACCTATGTCGATAAAGTTGCCCGGTATGGCATCCGGGTGGTTGACCTCTTTGCACCCGACCGTTTACGCAAACGCCTGGACTATCAACGGAAGGTGAAAGCTAAGTATCTGACCGGTTCCGACGATGAACGCGCCGATCTCGATAAAACGTATGAACGCCTGATTGCTATGGCCGAATTGTTCCGTCCATTAGTGACGGACGTATCGAAGGCTCTTTTCGACGCCCATCGCGAAGGAAAAACAATCCTGTTTGAAGGCGCTCAGGGAACGATGCTTGATGTCGATCTTGGAACCTACCCTTTTGCGACTTCATCGAACACTACCGCCGGTGCCGCATTGACGGGACTGGGCGTCGGACCAAGAGTTATTGATGAGGTCGTCGGAGTTATCAAAGCTTACACAACCCGTGTGGGAGCCGGACCTTTTCCCACCGAACTGATTGATGACACCGGTGAGAAACTACGCAAATGGGGCGACGAGTACGGCGCTACCACCGGACGGCCCCGTCGTTGTGGCTGGCTTGATCTGGTCGCATTACGACATGCAGTTCGGGTCAACGGCGTGGATTCCATAGCCGTTACCAAACTCGACGTACTCGACCACATGGACGAAATCAAGGTCTGCACCGACTACACCCTCAACGGTGATACGCTCCACGAAGTACCTCTTGATCTGGCCGAGTTGAGCCATGTCAAACCAATCTTCAAAACTCTACCGGGCTGGAGTGAGAAATCCACAGCCCTGACCTCGTTTAGTGATCTCGGAAAAAACGCCCAGGACTATCTGAAGTTCGTGGCTGATGATCTGGGAGTGACTATCAAGCTGGTTTCGACTGGCCCTCGACGTGAAGACACCATAATGATTGATTGA
- the yihA gene encoding ribosome biogenesis GTP-binding protein YihA/YsxC, producing MTKVSATKISTCSFVGSFFDLAQLPRDQRPQVAFAGRSNVGKSSLLNRLVGSKKMAKVSNTPGKTRSLNFFLINNQYYLVDLPGYGYAKVSKAMRRDWGTLIETYLQHSENLVGLVLLLDCRRDITPEDDQLLEWLAKAGVPVMVAVTKTDKLNRDKAKRKVLQVERDLRVPAIGCSSVTGVGKKELLGSVRDLINEHTKGRRS from the coding sequence ATGACCAAAGTATCGGCCACTAAAATATCGACCTGCTCCTTTGTTGGGTCCTTTTTTGATCTCGCGCAGTTGCCGCGGGATCAACGGCCACAGGTGGCTTTTGCCGGTCGGTCCAACGTCGGAAAGTCATCGCTTCTCAATCGGTTGGTGGGGAGTAAGAAAATGGCCAAAGTGTCAAACACCCCGGGCAAAACAAGATCGCTGAACTTTTTTCTCATTAATAACCAATACTACCTTGTCGATCTGCCGGGCTACGGTTATGCCAAGGTTTCAAAAGCCATGCGCCGCGACTGGGGAACCTTGATTGAGACCTATCTGCAGCACTCGGAAAATCTCGTAGGGTTGGTGCTTCTTCTGGATTGTCGTCGCGACATCACCCCGGAAGACGATCAGCTCTTGGAATGGCTGGCGAAGGCAGGCGTACCGGTAATGGTCGCAGTAACTAAAACAGACAAGCTTAATCGCGACAAGGCCAAACGTAAAGTTCTGCAGGTAGAAAGAGATCTGCGGGTACCCGCCATCGGGTGCTCTTCGGTTACAGGGGTTGGTAAGAAAGAACTGCTGGGGTCGGTACGCGATCTGATCAACGAACACACTAAAGGTCGGAGATCATAG
- the lon gene encoding endopeptidase La, protein MSTHRIEYNAEEITIESPLGVIPLRDVVVFPHMIYPLLIGREGTMHALRSAVDGSKLVLLVAQRSAGIDQPVPEDLFDVGVVARVLQVMKMPNGTLKVLVEGLVRASVDEWRPGDDFLSADVIVHSQEKIPRAREMEALSRTVLEMFTDYVRLNRRIPDEILVTLTSQSDYDLQADTIGAHILQKNENKQKLLEALGIEKRLLLLAEILREEIEILKIEQKIDGTVRESMSRSQREFYLQQQMKAIKDELGQFEEPAADVDDLYAKLETGEYPEPVVARAEEELRKLSKMHPYSAESGVVRSYLEWLLDLPWKTMTEDRLDFTEVRSILDGDHFGLEKPKKRILEHLAVIRLAGKVKGPILCLVGPPGVGKTSVGRSVARALDRKFVRMSLGGVHDEAEIRGHRRTYIGAMPGRIIQGIKRAGSTNPVFLLDEIDKIGSDFRGDPSSALLEVLDPEQNNTFSDNYLEVDYDLSSILFITTANSVASVPAALHDRMEIIHLPGYLDFEKASIATDYLLPKLVKEIGLAKVAVVFKDDAIYEIIRHYTREAGVRELERKMGSILRKVAVEIAEGKKIRRVTVTVSKVRKLLGVAKYVGTDIKSHPTAGYAVGLAWTEMGGEVLPVEVVPMTGKGNLTLTGSLGDVMQESATAAMSYVRNHAAKFGLREDFFDKIDLHIHIPEGAVPKDGPSAGITLLTAIVSSLTDIPVRTDVAMTGELTLTGDVLAVGGLNEKLLAAKRLGIVKIVLPEKNRNDITELPKELRAGLDLHYAKTINDALRIMMTRSPFVRSRTRNNSTLGQSLRQ, encoded by the coding sequence GTGTCTACACATAGAATTGAGTACAACGCAGAAGAGATTACTATCGAGTCGCCGCTAGGGGTTATTCCCCTGCGCGATGTAGTCGTATTTCCACATATGATATATCCCCTGCTGATAGGTCGCGAGGGTACGATGCACGCCCTGCGCTCGGCGGTGGATGGAAGCAAGCTTGTGTTGCTGGTGGCCCAGCGTTCGGCCGGGATCGATCAACCTGTCCCCGAAGACCTCTTTGACGTGGGTGTAGTAGCTCGCGTGCTGCAGGTGATGAAAATGCCCAACGGCACACTGAAAGTGCTGGTGGAGGGTTTGGTGCGGGCTTCGGTGGATGAGTGGCGTCCCGGCGACGATTTCCTGTCGGCTGATGTGATCGTCCATAGTCAGGAAAAGATACCTCGGGCGCGTGAGATGGAAGCCCTGTCGCGAACGGTCCTGGAGATGTTCACTGATTATGTTCGTCTCAATCGCCGTATCCCGGATGAGATTCTGGTGACGTTGACCTCCCAGTCGGATTATGATCTGCAAGCGGACACAATTGGAGCGCACATCCTCCAGAAAAATGAAAACAAGCAGAAGCTTCTGGAAGCGCTCGGGATTGAAAAGCGTCTCCTGTTGTTAGCGGAAATTCTCAGGGAAGAAATTGAGATTCTCAAGATTGAGCAGAAAATTGACGGCACTGTGCGGGAGTCCATGTCGCGTTCCCAGCGGGAATTCTATCTGCAACAGCAGATGAAAGCCATAAAGGACGAGTTGGGTCAGTTCGAGGAACCGGCCGCTGATGTCGATGATCTCTACGCGAAACTGGAAACCGGCGAATATCCGGAACCAGTGGTGGCCAGAGCTGAAGAGGAATTGCGCAAACTATCCAAGATGCACCCATACTCGGCTGAGTCCGGGGTAGTCCGATCATATCTTGAATGGTTGCTTGATCTGCCATGGAAAACAATGACGGAGGATCGACTCGATTTCACCGAAGTTAGATCGATTCTTGATGGTGACCACTTTGGTCTGGAAAAACCAAAGAAGCGCATTCTTGAGCATTTGGCTGTGATCCGGCTGGCCGGGAAAGTGAAGGGGCCAATTTTGTGTCTGGTCGGACCTCCGGGGGTTGGCAAGACTTCGGTGGGTCGCTCCGTGGCTCGAGCTTTGGATCGTAAGTTTGTCCGCATGTCTCTGGGCGGAGTGCATGACGAAGCCGAAATCAGGGGCCATCGTCGCACCTATATTGGTGCTATGCCAGGCCGGATAATCCAGGGAATCAAACGGGCTGGATCAACCAATCCGGTTTTCCTGCTCGATGAGATTGACAAGATCGGCTCAGATTTCCGAGGTGATCCTTCTTCGGCTCTGCTGGAAGTGCTCGATCCTGAGCAGAACAATACTTTTTCGGACAACTACCTCGAAGTCGATTACGATCTTTCGAGTATTCTATTCATAACGACTGCCAACAGTGTCGCGTCGGTTCCAGCGGCTTTACATGATCGCATGGAAATTATTCACCTGCCGGGGTATCTTGATTTCGAGAAAGCATCTATTGCTACCGATTACCTGTTGCCCAAGCTGGTGAAAGAAATCGGACTGGCCAAAGTGGCCGTGGTTTTCAAGGATGACGCCATCTATGAGATCATTCGACATTACACCCGTGAGGCGGGGGTTCGTGAGCTGGAACGCAAGATGGGTAGTATTCTTCGAAAAGTTGCGGTCGAGATCGCCGAAGGCAAGAAAATACGCCGTGTGACCGTCACCGTGAGTAAGGTACGCAAGTTATTGGGAGTGGCAAAATATGTCGGTACCGATATCAAATCCCATCCCACAGCCGGCTACGCCGTTGGACTGGCTTGGACCGAAATGGGCGGCGAGGTGTTACCGGTCGAGGTGGTTCCGATGACTGGCAAGGGCAATCTAACTCTGACCGGGTCGCTTGGCGACGTCATGCAGGAATCAGCCACAGCTGCTATGTCGTATGTACGCAATCATGCCGCGAAGTTCGGTCTGCGCGAGGATTTCTTTGACAAAATAGACCTGCATATTCACATTCCCGAAGGAGCAGTGCCCAAAGATGGGCCTTCGGCTGGGATCACGCTCCTGACGGCAATTGTTTCATCGTTGACCGATATTCCTGTTCGGACCGATGTGGCTATGACCGGCGAACTGACTCTGACCGGCGATGTGCTGGCGGTGGGCGGACTAAATGAGAAATTGCTCGCGGCCAAAAGGCTCGGTATAGTCAAAATTGTACTCCCTGAGAAAAACCGCAATGATATAACTGAACTACCCAAAGAACTACGCGCCGGTTTGGATCTCCACTATGCGAAGACGATTAACGACGCGCTTCGGATCATGATGACGCGTTCACCTTTTGTGCGATCAAGGACCCGCAACAACTCTACCTTGGGACAGTCGCTACGACAATGA